A window from Primulina huaijiensis isolate GDHJ02 chromosome 13, ASM1229523v2, whole genome shotgun sequence encodes these proteins:
- the LOC140956258 gene encoding uncharacterized protein, whose translation MASNKQREDLRANAEIVHGAEECYKHSLKMLEELGFPRGVLPLKNLEECGLVRETGYVWMKQKAPYDHFFAGTNSVVRYDTEVTAIVEKGKMKKMSGVKSKQLLLWVPIVEMSIEESTGNKIYFKTPVGIGRSFPITSFMDEEEKHQHLETICESIET comes from the coding sequence ATGGCAAGCAACAAGCAGAGGGAAGATCTACGCGCGAATGCAGAAATAGTCCATGGAGCTGAGGAGTGCTACAAGCACTCCCTAAAGATGCTGGAAGAACTTGGATTTCCGAGAGGTGTGCTCCCACTCAAGAACCTCGAAGAGTGCGGTCTAGTGCGCGAGACCGGGTACGTGTGGATGAAACAGAAGGCCCCCTACGATCATTTCTTCGCCGGGACGAACAGTGTTGTTAGATATGACACAGAGGTGACTGCGATTGTGGAGAAAGGCAAGATGAAGAAGATGAGTGGTGTTAAAAGTAAGCAGCTTCTTCTATGGGTACCAATAGTTGAAATGAGCATTGAGGAATCAACGGGGAACAAGATTTACTTCAAGACTCCAGTGGGAATTGGGAGGTCTTTTCCTATCACTTCTTTCATGGATGAAGAGGAAAAGCACCAGCATTTGGAGACAATATGTGAATCCATTGAAACTTAA
- the LOC140991929 gene encoding uncharacterized protein, giving the protein MSKRSITDYFIQKDNEQLSKTSNDHLPSSSRSTLKTKKLKPDNEVALDPLEGNNPYYERDPGKRIRIWEYPCDKQDDVRREYVGMGPYQPIYEYPLVDFKHQKRSFQSSWYVKFPWLEFSKIKESAFCFPCYLFDVPSSYQKKFTVEGFKNWKRVNCKTCPLKRHEGDCNSLHSTAMQKWEGMKNVSQHIDRRMNKQSENIVKQNRLLIRTSIRAVRWLALQGCAFRGHDESVDSHNRGNFLELVKFQGELCKEIGDIILDKASKNAKYTSPSIQQEILKIIADLVRSKIRDEVGDAKFCILVDEAIDESRRSQMAIVLRYVDCDGFVRERFFEVVGVDDTNSLTLKTYICSILTQHKLLIENMRGQGYDGASNMRGEWNGLQALFLKDCPFAYYIHCFAHRLQLTLVAAAKEVSDVWLFFSKLSSIVNFVGSSSKRHSQLKSIREDEIIDLIESGELGTGTGVNQASTLQRPASTRWSSHYVSVSRVIELFGSVCTLLEDFMGGKSAFNIRAEAKGLLKKMMTFDFVFILLLMHRVLETSDMLCQALQRKNQDILNAMSLVTTTKLLFQKMRDDEWEDFLWSVNNFCDNHDIVVPDLTDRYVEGTKRSCQQKNHFTVEEYYHFHVFNVVIDKQLMELNTRFTEQSIELLTLCEALNPSDGFKSFSESAIYSLIDKFYPNDFSKDDMKHLKTQLDHYKLDVFEDPRFKDVDSLPKLCRLLVETKKSRIYFIIDRLIRLVLTLPVSTATTERAFSGMKLLKTPLRNKMEQEYLNNAIVLYIEREIAHDIDIDYIIDRFDLLKNRRLRLK; this is encoded by the coding sequence ATGTCGAAAAGAAGCATTACTGATTATTTCATCCAAAAAGACAATGAGCAGTTATCAAAAACTTCAAATGATCATCTTCCGTCAAGTTCAAGATCTACATTAAAAACCAAAAAACTCAAACCTGACAATGAAGTTGCTCTCGATCCACTAGAAGGAAATAATCCATATTATGAGCGTGATCCTGGGAAACGAATTAGAATATGGGAATATCCATGTGATAAACAAGATGATGTTCGAAGAGAATATGTTGGTATGGGACCATATCAGCCTATATATGAATATCCACTTGTTGATTTTAAGCATCAAAAACGTAGTTTTCAGTCTTCTTGGTACGTAAAGTTTCCATGGTTAGagttttctaaaataaaagaaagtgcATTTTGTTTCCCGTGTTATCTTTTTGATGTTCCTTCATCATATCAGAAGAAATTTACGGTTGAAGGATTTAAGAATTGGAAAAGAGTAAATTGCAAAACATGTCCACTGAAAAGACATGAAGGAGATTGCAATTCATTACATAGTACTGCTATGCAAAAATGGGAGGGCATGAAAAATGTATCTCAACATATCGATAGAAGGATGAATAAACAATCTGAGAATATTGTAAAGCAAAATAGATTGCTTATAAGGACATCGATTAGAGCCGTGAGATGGCTAGCATTACAAGGGTGTGCATTTAGAGGACATGATGAATCTGTAGATTCTCATAATCGTGGAAATTTTCTTGAACtcgtcaaatttcaaggagaattGTGCAAAGAAATTGGTGATATTATTTTAGATAAAGCATCTAAAAATGCCAAGTATACATCACCATCAATTCAACAGGAGATTCTAAAAATTATTGCTGATCTTGTGCGAAGTAAAATCCGTGATGAAGTAGGGGATGCTAAATTCTGTATTCTTGTTGATGAAGCAATTGATGAATCTCGAAGATCACAAATGGCTATTGTTTTGCGATACGTAGATTGTGATGGGTTTGTTAGGGAAAGATTTTTTGAAGTTGTTGGTGTTGATGATACTAATTCTTTGACTTTGAAAACATATATATGTAGTATCTTGACACAACACAAGCTTTTGATTGAAAATATGCGAGGTCAAGGATACGATGGTGCTAGCAACATGCGGGGAGAATGGAATGGATTACAAGcattatttctcaaagattgtcCGTTTGCATATTATATTCATTGTTTTGCTCACCGACTGCAACTTACATTAGTTGCGGCAGCTAAAGAGGTATCAGATGTATggctttttttttccaaattgagTTCAATTGTCAATTTTGTGGGTTCTTCTTCAAAGAGACACTCTCAATTGAAATCAATTCGAGAAGATGAAATCATTGATTTGATAGAATCTGGAGAACTTGGGACTGGTACTGGAGTTAATCAAGCTAGTACTTTGCAACGACCTGCATCTACCCGATGGAGTTCACATTACGTTTCTGTTAGTCGAGTTATCGAGTTGTTTGGTTCAGTTTGTACACTTCTAGAAGATTTCATGGGGGGAAAGTCTGCCTTTAATATACGTGCAGAGGCTAAAGGTTTGCTTAAAAAAATGATGAcatttgattttgtatttatcttGTTATTGATGCATAGAGTTTTGGAAACATCTGATATGTTATGTCAGGCTttgcaaagaaaaaatcaaGACATTCTGAATGCAATGAGTTTAGTCACGACTACAAAATTGCTTTTCCAGAAAATGCGAGATGATGAATGGGAAGATTTTCTATGGAGTGTGAATAATTTTTGTGATAATCATGACATTGTAGTGCCTGATTTGACAGATCGTTATGTTGAAGGTACTAAACGTTCTTGtcaacagaaaaatcattttacaGTGGAAGAATACTATCATTTTCATGTATTCAATGTTGTGATTGACAAACAGCTGATGGAGTTGAATACACGATTTACTGAGCAATCAATAGAGCTTCTCACTCTCTGTGAAGCTTTGAATCCCAGTGATGGCTTCAAATCATTCTCTGAAAGTgctatttattctttaattgataaattttatCCCAATGATTTTTCCAAAGATGACATGAAACATTTGAAGACTCAATTGGATCATTACAAGCTTGATGTGTTTGAGGATCCGAGGTTTAAAGATGTTGATTCTCTTCCTAAATTATGCCGACTACTAGTTGAAACAAAGAAGTcgaggatttatttcattattgaTAGACTGATTCGTTTGGTCTTGACTCTTCCAGTTTCCACTGCTACAACTGAGCGAGCATTTTCAGGGATGAAACTTCTCAAGACACCACTTCGCAACAAAATGGAGCAGGAATATTTAAACAATGCAATAGTTTTGTATATTGAGAGAGAGATTGCTCATGACATTGATATAGATTACATAATTGATAGATttgatcttttgaaaaatcgaaGGTTGCGACTAAAGTAG
- the LOC140991690 gene encoding pentatricopeptide repeat-containing protein At5g50390, chloroplastic-like, whose protein sequence is MDISVPLEQIQSSSMLACSLTKSIIFKQKFPLYEYCSFNKRKCRTPFSHFRCSMLDHELRPRPMPKPFKEGERIFKEDAENVLEDAKIANSSSCSGICGQIEKLVLCKRYHEALELFEILECENNFVDNSTYDALISACIGLRSIRGVKRVFSHMLDSEVGLDLYMMNRVLAMHVKCGMMIDAHQLFDDMPERNLVSWNTMICGLVDSANYIGAFRLFLMMWEEFSDAGSRTMATMIRASAGLELIGIGQQLHSCALKMCVSKDIFVSCTLIDMYSKCGNIEDARFVFDEMPEKTTVGWNSIIAGYAFNGYSEEALRIYYEMQDFGTKMDHFTYTNILAVCTRLASLEHAKHVHAGLVRNGFESDIVANTALVDFYSKWGRIADARNVFEKMPQKNIRSWNALISGYGSHGRGAEAVELFELMVRERMVPNHVTFLAVLSACSYSGLSDCGWEIFESMSRDYKVKPRAKHYACMVELLGREGLLDEALAFIRNAPFRPTKNMWAALLTACRAHKNFVLGKYATEQLYGMEPEKLSNYVVLLNIYNGSGKLEEAAEVFQTLRKKGMRMVPACTWIEIKRQPNAFYTGDKSHPQTKDIYDNLDYIMLQISRLGYAPEGNNMLPDVDEREQSMILHHSEKLAISFGLINTPSSTPLQLVQSHRICNDCHNAIKLISLVSKREIVFRDASRFHRFKDGRCSCGDYW, encoded by the coding sequence ATGGACATTTCTGTACCATTGGAACAAATTCAAAGCAGCTCGATGCTTGCATGTTCGCTcacaaaatcaataattttcaaacaaaaattcCCACTTTACGAGTATTGTTCATTCAATAAGAGAAAATGCAGAACACCCTTTTCCCATTTTCGGTGTTCTATGTTAGATCATGAATTAAGACCTCGACCTATGCCTAAACCTTTCAAAGAAGGTGAGAGGATTTTCAAGGAAGATGCAGAAAACGTTTTGGAAGATGCCAAGATCGCGAATTCAAGCTCTTGCTCTGGTATTTGTGGTCAAATAGAGAAGCTTGTTTTGTGTAAAAGGTACCACGAGGCTCTTGAattgtttgagattttggaatgCGAGAATAATTTTGTTGACAATAGTACTTATGATGCACTGATAAGCGCTTGCATTGGACTGAGATCGATAAGAGGTGTCAAGCGGGTGTTTAGTCATATGCTTGATTCCGAGGTTGGTCTGGATTTATATATGATGAATAGGGTGTTGGCGATGCACGTGAAATGTGGTATGATGATTGATGCGCATCAATTATTTGACGATATGCCAGAAAGGAATTTGGTTTCATGGAACACGATGATCTGTGGACTTGTGGATTCCGCTAACTACATAGGTGCGTTcaggttgtttttgatgatgtGGGAGGAATTCTCAGATGCTGGGTCTAGGACAATGGCAACCATGATTCGAGCATCTGCTGGCTTGGAGCTGATTGGTATTGGACAGCAGTTGCATTCCTGCGCTTTGAAGATGTGTGTGAGTAAGGATATCTTCGTGTCGTGTACATTGATTGACATGTATAGCAAGTGTGGTAACATTGAGGATGCGAGATTTGTGTTTGATGAGATGCCGGAAAAAACCACTGTAGGATGGAACAGTATAATCGCGGGTTATGCATTTAATGGTTATAGTGAAGAAGCTTTGAGGATTTACTATGAAATGCAGGATTTTGGCACCAAAATGGATCATTTTACTTACACAAATATTTTAGCAGTTTGTACAAGGCTAGCCTCATTAGAGCATGCCAAACATGTTCACGCTGGTCTAGTTAGAAATGGATTCGAGTCAGATATTGTTGCTAATACTGCACTtgtggacttctatagcaaatGGGGAAGGATAGCAGATGCTCGGAATGTCTTTGAGAAAATGCCTCAAAAAAATATCCGGTCTTGGAATGCCTTAATATCTGGATATGGTAGTCATGGAAGGGGAGCCGAGGCAGTTGAATTATTTGAGCTCATGGTTCGTGAACGAATGGTGCCCAATCATGTTACTTTTTTGGCAGTTTTATCTGCTTGTAGCTATTCGGGGCTCTCTGATTGTGGGTGGGAAATATTCGAATCTATGAGTAGGGACTACAAGGTGAAGCCTCGGGCAAAGCACTATGCTTGTATGGTTGAATTATTAGGCAGAGAAGGGCTCTTGGATGAAGCTTTGGCATTTATAAGAAATGCTCCATTTAGACCTACAAAAAATATGTGGGCTGCATTGCTCACAGCTTGTAGGGCCCACAAGAATTTTGTGCTTGGTAAATATGCAACTGAGCAACTATATGGAATGGAACCAGAAAAGCTCTCTAACTATGTCGTGCTTTTGAATATTTATAATGGTTCTGGGAAATTGGAAGAAGCAGCAGAAGTTTTCCAAACCTTGAGGAAAAAGGGCATGAGAATGGTGCCTGCTTGTACTTGGATAGAAATAAAGAGGCAGCCAAATGCTTTCTATACTGGAGACAAGTCCCATCCTCAAACGAAGGATATATATGATAATTTAGATTACATCATGCTGCAAATCTCACGGCTTGGATATGCTCCCGAGGGAAATAATATGCTTCCGGATGTTGATGAAAGAGAACAGTCGATGATACTTCATCACAGTGAAAAGCTAGCGATTTCGTTTGGGCTTATTAATACTCCTAGTTCAACTCCTTTGCAACTTGTCCAGAGCCATAGAATTTGCAATGATTGCCACAATGCTATCAAACTGATTTCCTTGGTTAGCAAACGGGAAATTGTTTTCAGGGATGCTAGTAGATTCCATCGTTTTAAAGATGGCAGATGTTCTTGTGGTGATTACTGGTGA
- the LOC140991108 gene encoding acetolactate synthase 2, chloroplastic yields the protein MAAAAPTSTSSAVRNQSTLSSSSNSPKLLARYALRLPRNAQKATAFVSRGRGLRICNVLSSPERDTRQEEAFISRFAPDEPRKGCDVLVEALEREGVTDVFAYPGGASMEIHQALTRSKTIRNVLPRHEQGGVFAAEGYARASGLPGVCIATSGPGATNLVSGLADALLDSVPIVAITGQVPRRMIGTDAFQETPIVEVTRSITKHNYLVLDVEDIPRIVKEAFFIARSGRPGPVLIDVPKDIQQQMTVPNWAQPMSLTGYLSRLPKPPSERLLEQIIRLISESKRPVLYVGGGCLNSSEELRRFVELTGIPVASTLMGLGSFPGSDEELALQMLGMHGTVYANYAVDKSDLLLAFGVRFDDRVTGKLEAFASRAKIVHIDIDSAEIGKNKQPHVSLCADIKPALNGLNWILEEKGEVGKGNLDFSAWREELKEQKMKYPLGYKTFGDAIPPQYAIQILDELTGGNAIISTGVGQHQMWAAQHYKYNRPRQWLTSGGLGAMGFGLPAAIGAAVARPDAVVVDIDGDGSFIMNVQELATIRVENLPVKIMLLNNQHLGMVVQWEDRFYKSNRAHTYLGNPAKETQIFPDMLKFAEACDVPAARVSMKDDLRAAIQKMLDTPGPYLLDVIVPHQEHVLPMIPSGGAFKDVITEGDGRTKY from the coding sequence ATGGCGGCTGCTGCTCCGACATCGACCTCCTCCGCCGTGCGCAACCAATCCACTTTATCTTCTTCATCCAATTCGCCGAAGCTTCTTGCCAGATATGCCCTCCGTCTCCCCCGTAATGCCCAGAAGGCAACAGCATTTGTCTCCCGTGGCCGGGGACTTCGAATCTGTAACGTACTGTCTTCTCCGGAGAGGGATACGCGACAAGAAGAAGCTTTTATCTCCCGATTTGCTCCCGATGAGCCGAGGAAGGGATGCGATGTACTGGTGGAAGCGTTGGAACGGGAAGGCGTCACCGATGTGTTTGCATACCCTGGTGGCGCGTCGATGGAGATTCATCAGGCGCTCACGCGCTCCAAGACCATCAGGAATGTCCTTCCTCGCCACGAGCAGGGTGGGGTCTTCGCCGCCGAGGGGTACGCACGCGCCTCCGGGTTACCTGGAGTATGCATCGCCACCTCAGGCCCTGGTGCCACCAATTTGGTGTCCGGGCTGGCTGATGCCCTCCTGGATAGTGTCCCGATCGTGGCCATCACAGGCCAGGTTCCCCGCCGCATGATTGGTACCGATGCTTTTCAAGAAACCCCCATCGTCGAGGTAACTCGGTCCATTACCAAGCACAACTATCTCGTGTTGGATGTTGAGGATATACCTAGAATTGTGAAAGAAGCGTTTTTCATCGCGAGGTCCGGCCGCCCTGGTCCAGTCTTGATTGATGTTCCTAAGGATATTCAACAACAAATGACAGTTCCGAATTGGGCACAGCCTATGAGTTTAACTGGTTACTTGTCTAGGTTACCTAAGCCACCTAGTGAGAGGTTGTTAGAGCAGATAATTAGGTTGATATCCGAGTCTAAAaggccggttctttatgtgggtggTGGGTGTTTGAATTCGAGCGAGGAGTTGAGGCGGTTTGTGGAGCTCACAGGAATTCCTGTGGCGAGTACGTTGATGGGACTTGGTTCTTTTCCTGGCTCGGACGAGGAGTTGGCCTTGCAAATGCTGGGAATGCATGGTACTGTTTATGCAAACTATGCCGTGGACAAGAGTGATTTGCTTCTTGCTTTTGGGGTTCGGTTTGATGATCGCGTGACTGGTAAGTTGGAGGCGTTTGCTAGTCGAGCCAAAATTGTTCACATTGATATTGATTCGGCCGAGATTGGTAAGAACAAGCAACCACATGTTTCCCTGTGTGCGGATATTAAACCGGCTCTCAATGGTTTGAATTGGATATTGGAGGAGAAAGGGGAAGTGGGTAAGGGTAATCTTGATTTTTCGGCCTGGAGGGAGGAACTAAAAGAGCAGAAGATGAAGTATCCCTTAGGTTATAAGACATTTGGTGATGCCATTCCTCCTCAATACGCTATTCAGATTCTTGATGAACTGACCGGTGGAAATGCAATCATTAGCACTGGTGTTGGACAGCATCAGATGTGGGCTGCACAACATTATAAGTACAACAGGCCTAGGCAGTGGTTGACTTCTGGTGGCTTGGGGGCTATGGGGTTTGGACTTCCAGCAGCCATTGGAGCTGCCGTTGCAAGACCAGATGCTGTCGTTGTGGATATTGATGGTGACGGGAGTTTCATAATGAATGTGCAGGAGCTGGCCACCATTAGAGTGGAGAACCTTCCGGTCAAGATTATGTTACTAAACAATCAGCATCTGGGAATGGTGGTCCAGTGGGAAGATCGTTTCTACAAGTCTAACCGGGCACATACATATCTTGGAAATCCTGCGAAAGAGACTCAGATTTTTCCCGATATGCTTAAGTTTGCAGAGGCTTGTGATGTACCTGCCGCTCGTGTGTCAATGAAGGATGATCTAAGGGCAGCAATTCAAAAGATGTTGGATACCCCTGGACCATACTTGTTGGATGTAATTGTACCTCATCAAGAACACGTCTTGCCTATGATCCCGAGTGGAGGTGCATTTAAAGATGTGATCACCGAGGGCGATGGAAGGACTAAATATTGA
- the LOC140990909 gene encoding protein LOWER TEMPERATURE 1-like, with protein MDGGCASPSPPDSGNTATGSATEFLANLPSRGLFSSTVFSSNPGGMRVYVCDHDTSPPEEQLIKTNQTNILIRSLMLKNKSASSAKYGKGPAAGQSSKKRSADRALDSKAAGKRAMSSTQLSSLQEGSSQVVDKNLQNLTVERLRSLLKKKGLSRKGKKDELIARLRAKTDN; from the exons ATGGATGGTGGTTGCGCATCACCATCGCCGCCCGATTCGGGCAATACTGCCACTGGTTCCGCCACCGAATTTCTGGCCAACCTCCCCTCTCGCGGACTCTTTTCCTCCACAGTCTTTTCCTCCAATCCG GGTGGAATGCGGGTGTATGTTTGTGATCATGATACATCGCCTCCAG AGGAGCAGCTTATAAAGACAAACCAGACAAATATACTGATTAGGTCTCTTATGCTTAAGAATAAGTCTGCTTCTTCTGCAAAATATGGAAAAGGTCCAGCTGCAGGTCAGAGTTCTAAGAAAAG GTCTGCTGATAGAGCTTTGGACAGTAAGGCTGCAGGGAAGAGGGCAATGTCCAGCACTCAGCTGAGTTCTTTGCAAG AGGGATCATCCCAGGTGGTGGACAAAAATCTTCAGAACTTGACAGTAGAAAGACTTCGTTCTCTTCTCAAGAAGAAAGGACTCTCACGAAAAGGGAAAAAG GATGAGTTGATCGCCCGCTTGAGAGCAAAAACAGATAACTGA